The DNA window GAAATGCTGTGTTACTTTTCCATCTTCTTTCAAATGCTCCGAGACAAGACCGAGATAGCCTTTGAACTCCGCTTCGATGCCGGTCTCCTCGGCAATTTCCCTTAGCGCGGCCTGGGAGAGGTGTTCATCCTTTTCAACCTTTCCCCCGGGCAATCCCCAGAGACCCACATAGTCTCCTCGACGTCTCCGTATAAGAAGAATCTTACCATCGTGAATCAGCGCGGCGATCACCACCGCGAGCGGTTTCTCTGATGGGCTCACCTTGTACATCCCCAGCTCTTCTTTCATTATCAGAATTCCTGGCTTGTGTCCTTTATGACTGAAACTGGAAACGAGAAACTAGCTACTGCGGTTGTCCCCTCTCCCCCTAAAGGGGGCGAGGGAAATAATATACGGGAGGAGCTTCATAGAATTAGCGACTTTTTGCATCTTCGGCATCGATGGCGGCTTCGAGCAGCGCCTGCACCTCCGGGCTCTCCGCGTCAATGCCCCGCCAGCGGATGTAAGTGGAGGCGACCTGTATGGCCCGCTCCCTCACCTCATGAGATACAGCGGAGGGCACTGCGCCTGCCGCCGCCTCACGCTGACCGCGAATCAAGGGCGCAGTCGAAGCAACCCCGAGCTCCGCGGCGGCCTTGATGATCTCCCACGCGAGATCCTGACCCTTGAACGAGGCAAAGAGCTTTTCCCAGAAGAGCCGGAAAGAGCGCTTGTAGCGTGACCCCATGAAGGGGAGATGGCAGAGGATCAGATGGAGCAGGAGGAGGGCGACTGCCGAGAGCACGGTGGAAAAAAGACCGCCGAAGGCTTTCACCGTCTCCCCCCAGAGCTGGTGTGCGTAAATTTTCGCGCGCTCCAGCGTGCCCGACGGCTCGGCTCTGTCCAGCCCCATGCTCATCTCCGCGACGCGGTCAGCCAGTTCAGGATCGCCGATGAAGAAGAGGCTCCCCGACTCCCCCTCGGGATATATAATGAAGTCCTCCTCACTCAGGAGGAGCTTTGCGCGAGCCGCGGTTTCAACGAGCCTCCGCCTCATCTCCGCGGCGGTCACCTCTTTGATGTCAACAAGTACGAGCGCGGGGCCTTTTGTTTCCGGGGCGCCAAGACGCGACGCCTCGTCCATCGCTGTGAGCGCCTTCTTTACAAGGGCGACGTCCACATCTTTCCCCCGTATAAACACAAGGCGCGGCTTCTTTTCGCCGGGAAGCGGGAACACGGCGAGGGCGTAGCGCGGTTTGACCTTGAATTGACCGAAGAGCACCTTGAGCAGCTCCTCAGAGCGCCCGGCATCCAGGCTGTTCATTATCACCACGTCAACGTTCTCAACAGGTAGCTGCGTGGCAAAGTCGCGCTCTTCCAGCTTCGGCTGCGCGGCAAGGTCACGCTCCTCGGCAGGCTGCTGCGCCATGACGAACAGCGAAAGGACGACAGGGTAGATAATATTCATAGCTTCCTCCTCAACGGGGTGATGAGTTTGTCAATAATACATGCGCACGCAACGCACCAGCAGTACGAAGTTGAAGCTGTTATGAGCGCGAAACTCCGATGCATTTTCAACTTTTAACCTTGTGCCTTGAACTGTAGTCCAGTCCTCTCTCTTCGATGATTTCGGCTATTCTTCCCCTGTCTCGGCTGGAATACATATTTTCAGCGGCCTGCATGATTCCCAGCGCGGCGTCCTGGAAACGCGCGAACTCGGGGAGGAAGTGCATGCTCTCATAAATGATGCGGTCGGCCTTCCCCGCACCCAGTGAGCGGCGCATGTCCCAGCATCCGCCTCCCCATATCTCGCCATCCGCGTGGGCCTCTCCCTCGAGGTCGCGCGGATATCTCTTCCCGTTGGTCAAATCCCTGAGGTACGGTTTTCTCGCCGGGGCGACGACCCACTCGCCTATCTGCGGATCATCTGTCAGTGAACAGCCGAAATAATCAGCGTAGCCCTCATGCAGCGCGTCGGCCTCGGTCCCCTTGAGGTGCGGATTCACGCGATCGAGGACGGCGTGGGTGTACTCGTGGTAGACGACCGCCGCTTCCTTGGCGAGGTCGTTGAGGCGCTCCGCGCCGCCGCCGTCCCCGAGGCAAATGCTGTTGGTGGAGGGGTCGTAGTACGCGTTGTCCATCGCATCGCCGGCATGCACGAAGGTCTTGATGCTGCCCTTCGCCGCCATCACCTTTCCGAGGGACTGGTCAAGCTTTTTGAAAAACGCGCTCACCCGGTCAACGTGGTAGTAGGCCATTACCTCGTCAAAATGCGTATCGGCTGGTGTATAGAGGAACGACCCGTCCTCAGACCGCGCCTCGGGGAAATCCTCGTTGATCACAACCACGTGGGCGCCCTTGAGCTCAACCGGACTGCACAGGCGGTCCAGCGTCACCACAGTGAGCGAGGGATCTTCGATGGGGCTGGTCAGATACACCCTCCCCCTCCCGTGGGCGAACCGCATCGTGTTGTAGCTGTTCAGAATGGTCCCGCGGAACGGATCAATGAGGTACACCCAGTTGCCGAGCGGCCGCGCGACCGGCAGCACGATCTTGTACACCCTGCGAAATCCACCGCGGCTCGAATAGACGAGCTGGACACATTTCACCTCCGCCCGCAGCCGTGATGCGCGGCCGAGGTCTTCGAGCGCGCGCCGGATCGCGTCCTTCTTTGTGATTGCCGCGCCTCTCGCCGCCGGGCGCTCCAGCCTGATGCGCCCGTGGTAGATACCCGCCACCATGCATACCGCAGCGCTCCGGTCCAGGTGCACATCCAGGAGGGCGCCGATGACCGGGAGTGATTGATACACCTGTTGGAAGCGGACGTGAGTGCCGCTCCCGCTCCGCCAGAGACGGACGAATTGAAGCGATGAGGGATCGAGAATGCCGAGCGCATCCCCGTGGGCATGGAGAAAGTCAATCGCTTCAGTTATGTTCGGGGCGCCCTCGGCCCCCGCGGGCGGAGGAGCGATGGGCATTCCCGATTCCCTGGCCGCGGGAAGGGGGTCATGAATGGAACGGCACCAGCGTATTTCATCTCTGCGCGGGAGGGCTGAGCGGAATCCTTTCGCCACGCGTGCGGTGGTGACAAACGGCTTCCTGCTGAGAGAACTGCTCATGGGGCGAATCATGGTGTCCCCGCGGGTTCACCCTATTATCGCCCTGTGTGCTCGCCCCGTCAAATCATTTCGGCAACTGACATAGAACGGATCGTGCAGGAGAAAGTGTGGGCTTCAGGTTGTCATTGCGATCCCGCGAAGCGGGAGAAGCAATCCGACCCCAAGGGTCGTCCCGAGCACTGCGAGGGATCTAAGCTGGATCGCCACGTCGCGAAGGTTTTCGTGATTCGCGACGCTTCGCGGATTGCTTCGGTCGTTCCACTCCCTCGCAATGACTGCATTATAAGAAAAACCCACACTATCCTATACGTCAATAAAGCGGGGTGAAGGGAACGGCTCTTCTCTCCACCCCTCAGTGTGAGCGCGGGCGGCGTTGAGTATCAGCTGACGATTTTGGACTTCTTATCAAACATGATTACGTACTGAGTGGTGGGTGTGAGATCAGAGAGTTTCCTCACGGGCGGCTTCTTGCCCGCCTCTATAGCAGCCGCATAGAAGGTGATCGTTTTCCCCTTCATGGATGCGGGGATCCTGACCTTCGGGCTCACTGTCTTGAAATACGGCGCATTGTACCTGCGCACATTCTTGTAGATCGGCTTGATCCCCTTCTTGAGCGATCCATTAAAGTAGATCCTGTAGACCCCGGCGGGGGTCTCGGCGAGGAGATAAAAGTCGAATGGCCTGGTGATATTCTCAATCAACGCGATGCCGAGCGTGAACGGCTGGCCCGCCGTCAGCGGCCCCGGACCGATGACCAGCGGCGGCACGGGCGCCGGAGGCGTAGCCGAAGGTGTCGACGTAGGAGACATCTGGGCCGTCGGTGTATTAGTCGGAGTCGGCGTTTCCGTCGGCGTGCTGGTCGGCGTCTGTGTTGGAGTTTGAGTCGGTGTCTGAGTCGGCGTCTCTGTCGGCGTGGGCGTTATCGTTGGCGTGTTAGTTGGTGTCTGAGTGGGC is part of the Candidatus Auribacterota bacterium genome and encodes:
- a CDS encoding NUDIX domain-containing protein, producing the protein MKEELGMYKVSPSEKPLAVVIAALIHDGKILLIRRRRGDYVGLWGLPGGKVEKDEHLSQAALREIAEETGIEAEFKGYLGLVSEHLKEDGKVTQHFLLHLCELMPRTTVIARNGEGTLGWFRRDEIASIRDQIIPSDFLIIQRMVNSRDKTYYNCVLQKSGGGYTLKAFSG
- a CDS encoding M36 family metallopeptidase, translating into MSSSLSRKPFVTTARVAKGFRSALPRRDEIRWCRSIHDPLPAARESGMPIAPPPAGAEGAPNITEAIDFLHAHGDALGILDPSSLQFVRLWRSGSGTHVRFQQVYQSLPVIGALLDVHLDRSAAVCMVAGIYHGRIRLERPAARGAAITKKDAIRRALEDLGRASRLRAEVKCVQLVYSSRGGFRRVYKIVLPVARPLGNWVYLIDPFRGTILNSYNTMRFAHGRGRVYLTSPIEDPSLTVVTLDRLCSPVELKGAHVVVINEDFPEARSEDGSFLYTPADTHFDEVMAYYHVDRVSAFFKKLDQSLGKVMAAKGSIKTFVHAGDAMDNAYYDPSTNSICLGDGGGAERLNDLAKEAAVVYHEYTHAVLDRVNPHLKGTEADALHEGYADYFGCSLTDDPQIGEWVVAPARKPYLRDLTNGKRYPRDLEGEAHADGEIWGGGCWDMRRSLGAGKADRIIYESMHFLPEFARFQDAALGIMQAAENMYSSRDRGRIAEIIEERGLDYSSRHKVKS